In Danaus plexippus chromosome 14, MEX_DaPlex, whole genome shotgun sequence, a single genomic region encodes these proteins:
- the LOC116769683 gene encoding death-associated inhibitor of apoptosis 1 isoform X3: protein MESIRAPANAPSPMTSEILAFLKGGPQLASLVRTAPGCSSPEPSTSSSPTGSDKTDNHDLFTRNLADMRREDERIKTFENWPVPFLSPELLARNGFYYLKRGDEVRCAFCKVEIMKWMVGDDPATDHQRWAPQCPFLRRQAASGNVPIEDGGRDECGVHVPPPAPTPVRMPGPKHPHYSSEDARLRTFSDWPRSMRQKPEELAEAGFFYTGQGDKTKCFFCDGGLKDWENDDIPWEQHARWFSRCAYVQLVKGREYIEKVIAQAEAENSTHKEDADPKVETKTKDKPRSEDDSKLCKICYNEELNICFVPCGHVVACAKCALSTDKCPMCRRTFTNAVRLYFS from the exons ATGGAATCTATTAgag CTCCGGCAAATGCGCCATCCCCGATGACCAGCGAGATCCTGGCGTTCCTAAAGGGCGGGCCGCAGCTGGCCTCGCTGGTGCGGACTGCGCCGGGATGCTCCTCCCCCGAACCCTCGACATCCTCGTCTCCAACGGGTTCCGATAAGACAGACAACCACGATCTGTTCACCAGGAACTTGGCCGATATGAGACGCGAAGACGAACGGATCAAGACCTTCGAGAACTGGCCCGTGCCATTCCTGTCGCCGGAGCTACTGGCGCGGAACGGGTTCTACTACCTCAAGAGAGGCGACGAGGTCAGGTGCGCCTTCTGCAAGGTCGAGATCATGAAGTGGATGGTCGGCGACGACCCCGCCACGGATCATCAGCGCTGGGCGCCGCAGTGCCCGTTCCTCAGGCGGCAGGCGGCCTCCGGGAACGTACCCATAGAGGACGGGGGGCGCGACGAATGCGGCGTTCACGTACCGCCACCGGCGCCCACGCCCGTGAGGATGCCGGGTCCCAAACACCCACACTACTCGTCGGAGGACGCCCGCCTGAGAACCTTCAGCGACTGGCCGCGGAGTATGCGCCAGAAGCCCGAAGAGCTGGCCGAAGCCGGATTCTTTTACACAGGCCAGGGTGATAAAACTAAATGCTTTTTCTGCGACGGCGGTCTCAAGGACTGGGAGAATGACGACATCCCCTGGGAACAGCACGCTCGCTGGTTCAGTAGGTGCGCTTACGTTCAGCTCGTCAAGGGCAGGGAGTACATAGAGAAGGTGATCGCTCAGGCCGAAGCCGAGAACAGCACCCACAAGGAGGACGCGGACCCGAAGGTGGAAACCAAGACCAAGGACAAGCCCAGGAGCGAGGACGACAGCAAGCTGTGCAAGATCTGCTACAACGAGGAGCTGAACATATGTTTCGTGCCATGCGGACACGTGGTCGCGTGTGCCAAATGCGCGCTCTCCACGGACAAGTGTCCGATGTGCCGCAGGACGTTCACGAATGCCGTTCGTTTGTATTTCTCGTGA
- the LOC116769683 gene encoding death-associated inhibitor of apoptosis 1 isoform X1 — protein MNIFIKLLFSMLNCNGDSTNEGSPNTGMQNETSEQLDDQSQTAGSSNDNKAPANAPSPMTSEILAFLKGGPQLASLVRTAPGCSSPEPSTSSSPTGSDKTDNHDLFTRNLADMRREDERIKTFENWPVPFLSPELLARNGFYYLKRGDEVRCAFCKVEIMKWMVGDDPATDHQRWAPQCPFLRRQAASGNVPIEDGGRDECGVHVPPPAPTPVRMPGPKHPHYSSEDARLRTFSDWPRSMRQKPEELAEAGFFYTGQGDKTKCFFCDGGLKDWENDDIPWEQHARWFSRCAYVQLVKGREYIEKVIAQAEAENSTHKEDADPKVETKTKDKPRSEDDSKLCKICYNEELNICFVPCGHVVACAKCALSTDKCPMCRRTFTNAVRLYFS, from the exons gAATGCAAAATGAGACGTCAGAGCAATTGGATGATCAATCACAGACAGCCGGGTCATCAAATGATAATAAAG CTCCGGCAAATGCGCCATCCCCGATGACCAGCGAGATCCTGGCGTTCCTAAAGGGCGGGCCGCAGCTGGCCTCGCTGGTGCGGACTGCGCCGGGATGCTCCTCCCCCGAACCCTCGACATCCTCGTCTCCAACGGGTTCCGATAAGACAGACAACCACGATCTGTTCACCAGGAACTTGGCCGATATGAGACGCGAAGACGAACGGATCAAGACCTTCGAGAACTGGCCCGTGCCATTCCTGTCGCCGGAGCTACTGGCGCGGAACGGGTTCTACTACCTCAAGAGAGGCGACGAGGTCAGGTGCGCCTTCTGCAAGGTCGAGATCATGAAGTGGATGGTCGGCGACGACCCCGCCACGGATCATCAGCGCTGGGCGCCGCAGTGCCCGTTCCTCAGGCGGCAGGCGGCCTCCGGGAACGTACCCATAGAGGACGGGGGGCGCGACGAATGCGGCGTTCACGTACCGCCACCGGCGCCCACGCCCGTGAGGATGCCGGGTCCCAAACACCCACACTACTCGTCGGAGGACGCCCGCCTGAGAACCTTCAGCGACTGGCCGCGGAGTATGCGCCAGAAGCCCGAAGAGCTGGCCGAAGCCGGATTCTTTTACACAGGCCAGGGTGATAAAACTAAATGCTTTTTCTGCGACGGCGGTCTCAAGGACTGGGAGAATGACGACATCCCCTGGGAACAGCACGCTCGCTGGTTCAGTAGGTGCGCTTACGTTCAGCTCGTCAAGGGCAGGGAGTACATAGAGAAGGTGATCGCTCAGGCCGAAGCCGAGAACAGCACCCACAAGGAGGACGCGGACCCGAAGGTGGAAACCAAGACCAAGGACAAGCCCAGGAGCGAGGACGACAGCAAGCTGTGCAAGATCTGCTACAACGAGGAGCTGAACATATGTTTCGTGCCATGCGGACACGTGGTCGCGTGTGCCAAATGCGCGCTCTCCACGGACAAGTGTCCGATGTGCCGCAGGACGTTCACGAATGCCGTTCGTTTGTATTTCTCGTGA
- the LOC116769686 gene encoding DNA mismatch repair protein Msh2 — MGIEPNKLDYLVLSKGNFEILIRKLLLVRRYRVEIFVSEGSVKSCDWSLRYKGSPGYLSQLEEIVGDGLGSANEQSTCLMAVNVKSDAISKGRLVGIACLYQNDYTLSVSEFTDDVDFTQLESIVVQVAPSECVAAPADNDYKALKKVMDRASVTVTKVKKSEFTTEGLIQDLNRLLKFKEDQQKDANGFQETKLLVAMSALAAAVRYTSLLNDDTNFGRFRISSVKADYLQLDSSALSALNVFPELGDVNTSPTRSIYGLLDRCRTQHGKRLLCQWLRQPLRDINLINERLDIIQLLVSSSQMRLQLHEDHLRRMPDLQALARRLARKKAGLQDCYRIYQAINRIPVLLKCLSEFNDPTIHSVLCEPIAELNNDLEKFQQMIETTIDLEAVDRGDFLVKPSFDEELQVLANDLEKLQNSAEKELNKAARDLGMEAGKTIKLENNPQHGFVFRVTLKEEQNLRNKKYTIVDAIKGGVRFRNSCLGDITENYLQAKAAYEKEQDKVVAEIINIASTYSECLYCLSNIISKLDVLVSLSVVASTSSSKYTRPVLTTSIHDLVLKDVRHPCLELQEGVSYIPNDVVLERDSSLMHIVTGANMGGKSTWMRSCGVAVILAHVGSFVPAEYAKIPILRSLCARIGASDREEKGQSTFMLEMLETAGILRNATADSLVLIDELGRGTSTYEGCGIAWAIAEKLSKEIQCFCLFATHYHELTRLASCGSRVVNSQALADVVDGRLVLLHRVVQGPAAKSLGLHVAKIADLPEDILQFAEEKQAELETDLCEVESEVRSEDTSEGQALIKEFLIKCKQIQEENESDEKMMAEIKKLKQEMLQTDNKYVNALLSR, encoded by the exons ATGGGCATCGAGCCTAACAAACTAGACTATTTGGTCCTATCGAAGGGAAACTTTGAGATACTCATCAGGAAATTACTATTG GTACGGAGATACAGAGTCGAGATATTTGTGTCGGAGGGATCAGTGAAGTCCTGTGATTGGTCGCTCAGGTACAAAGGTTCTCCTGGATACCTGTCCCAATTGGAGGAAATTGTCGGGGACGGTTTAGGATCCGCCAATGAGCAATCTACATGTTTGATGGCCGTCAATGTCAAGAGTGACGCCATCAGTAAG GGCCGCCTAGTGGGCATAGCGTGCTTGTATCAGAACGATTACACTTTATCAGTGTCGGAGTTCACTGATGATGTTGACTTCACCCAGCTAGAGTCGATCGTCGTACAAGTGGCGCCCTCTGAGTGCGTTGCGGCGCCGGCTGATAAcgat tATAAAGCCTTAAAGAAGGTTATGGACAGAGCGAGTGTGACGGTGACGAAGGTCAAGAAGTCGGAGTTCACGACGGAAGGTCTCATCCAGGATCTGAACAGACTTCTCAAGTTCAAAGAGGATCAGCAAAAAGATGCCAATGGATTCCAGGAAACCAAACTACTGGTGGCCATGAGCGCTCTGGCAGCCGCCGTTAGATATACGTCGCTGTTAAACGATGACACGAACTTTGGAAG GTTCCGTATATCGTCAGTGAAGGCCGACTACCTTCAGCTGGACTCCTCGGCCCTGTCGGCATTGAATGTGTTCCCTGAACTCGGTGATGTGAACACTTCGCCAACCAGGAGTATCTACGGACTACTCGACAGATGTAGAACACAGCATGGAAAACG ACTTCTGTGCCAGTGGCTTCGTCAGCCTCTTAGAGACATCAACCTGATCAACGAGCGCCTGGATATTATCCAGCTGTTGGTTTCCAGTTCACAGATGAG GTTGCAGTTGCATGAAGATCATCTTAGGCGGATGCCGGACCTGCAAGCTTTGGCCCGGAGACTGGCTAGGAAGAAAGCTGGCTTACAGGACTGTTACAGAATATACCAG GCTATCAACCGCATTCCCGTCCTATTGAAGTGTCTGTCTGAGTTCAACGACCCCACGATACATTCGGTGCTCTGTGAACCGATAGCTGAACTTAACAACGACCTGGAAAAGTTCCAGCAGATGATTGAAACTACCATCGACCTAGAAGCTGTTGACAGAG GTGATTTTCTCGTGAAGCCATCTTTCGATGAAGAGTTACAGGTTCTAGCGAATGATCtggaaaaattacaaaactcaGCTGAGAAAGAATTAAACAAAGCGGCCAGGGATCTTGGCATGGAAGCGgggaaaactattaaattagaaaataatccACAGCACGGTTTTGTATTtag GGTTACTCTAAAAGAGGAACAAAATCTCCGCAACAAGAAATACACGATAGTGGATGCCATTAAAGGTGGGGTCAGATTCAGGAACAGTTGCTTAGGAGACATCACAGAGAACTACCTCCAGGCGAAGGCTGCGTACGAGAAGGAGCAAGATAAAGTAGTCGCCGAAATCATTAATATAGCTT CCACTTATTCGGAGTGTCTGTATTGCCTCTCCAATATAATATCTAAGTTGGATGTATTGGTGTCACTGTCTGTGGTGGCGAGTACCTCTTCATCCAAGTACACTCGACCAGTTCTCACTACCAGTATCCATGATCTGGTGCTGAAGGATGTACGGCATCCGTGCCTCGAACTACAGGAAGGCGTCTCGTATATACCCAATGATGTTGTTCTCGAACGAG ATTCGAGTCTGATGCATATAGTGACGGGCGCCAATATGGGTGGGAAATCCACGTGGATGAGGTCGTGTGGGGTGGCTGTGATCCTCGCTCACGTGGGGTCCTTCGTGCCAGCCGAATACGCCAAAATACCCATCCTAAGGTCTCTATGCGCTAGAATCGGTGCCAGCGATAGAGAGGAGAAAGGCCAGAGTACTTTCATGCTAGAGATGCTAGAGACGGCTGGGATATTGAGG aaCGCTACAGCCGATTCTCTGGTCCTGATCGACGAACTCGGTCGTGGAACATCTACGTACGAGGGTTGCGGCATCGCTTGGGCTATCGCTGA AAAACTTTCAAAGGAGATCCAATGcttctgtctgttcgcgaccCACTACCACGAGCTGACCCGGCTGGCGTCGTGTGGTTCTCGCGTCGTCAACTCGCAGGCGCTGGCGGATGTCGTCGACGGCCGGCTCGTGTTGCTGCATCGCGTGGTACAGGGGCCAGCCGCCAAGTCTCTGGGGCTGCACGTCGCTAAGATCGCTGACTTACCGGAAGATATACTGCAG TTCGCAGAAGAGAAGCAGGCGGAGTTAGAAACGGATCTTTGCGAGGTCGAATCCGAAGTTAGATCTGAAGATACATCCGAAGGGCAGGCGTTAATCAAAGAGTTTCTCATAAAATGCAAGCAAATACAGGAAGAAAACGAGTCGGATGAAAAAATGATGGCTGAAATAAAGAAGCTGAAACAAGAAATGTTGCAGACGGATAACAAATACGTGAACGCGTTGCTCAGCCGCTGA
- the LOC116769683 gene encoding death-associated inhibitor of apoptosis 1 isoform X2 — protein MQNETSEQLDDQSQTAGSSNDNKAPANAPSPMTSEILAFLKGGPQLASLVRTAPGCSSPEPSTSSSPTGSDKTDNHDLFTRNLADMRREDERIKTFENWPVPFLSPELLARNGFYYLKRGDEVRCAFCKVEIMKWMVGDDPATDHQRWAPQCPFLRRQAASGNVPIEDGGRDECGVHVPPPAPTPVRMPGPKHPHYSSEDARLRTFSDWPRSMRQKPEELAEAGFFYTGQGDKTKCFFCDGGLKDWENDDIPWEQHARWFSRCAYVQLVKGREYIEKVIAQAEAENSTHKEDADPKVETKTKDKPRSEDDSKLCKICYNEELNICFVPCGHVVACAKCALSTDKCPMCRRTFTNAVRLYFS, from the exons ATGCAAAATGAGACGTCAGAGCAATTGGATGATCAATCACAGACAGCCGGGTCATCAAATGATAATAAAG CTCCGGCAAATGCGCCATCCCCGATGACCAGCGAGATCCTGGCGTTCCTAAAGGGCGGGCCGCAGCTGGCCTCGCTGGTGCGGACTGCGCCGGGATGCTCCTCCCCCGAACCCTCGACATCCTCGTCTCCAACGGGTTCCGATAAGACAGACAACCACGATCTGTTCACCAGGAACTTGGCCGATATGAGACGCGAAGACGAACGGATCAAGACCTTCGAGAACTGGCCCGTGCCATTCCTGTCGCCGGAGCTACTGGCGCGGAACGGGTTCTACTACCTCAAGAGAGGCGACGAGGTCAGGTGCGCCTTCTGCAAGGTCGAGATCATGAAGTGGATGGTCGGCGACGACCCCGCCACGGATCATCAGCGCTGGGCGCCGCAGTGCCCGTTCCTCAGGCGGCAGGCGGCCTCCGGGAACGTACCCATAGAGGACGGGGGGCGCGACGAATGCGGCGTTCACGTACCGCCACCGGCGCCCACGCCCGTGAGGATGCCGGGTCCCAAACACCCACACTACTCGTCGGAGGACGCCCGCCTGAGAACCTTCAGCGACTGGCCGCGGAGTATGCGCCAGAAGCCCGAAGAGCTGGCCGAAGCCGGATTCTTTTACACAGGCCAGGGTGATAAAACTAAATGCTTTTTCTGCGACGGCGGTCTCAAGGACTGGGAGAATGACGACATCCCCTGGGAACAGCACGCTCGCTGGTTCAGTAGGTGCGCTTACGTTCAGCTCGTCAAGGGCAGGGAGTACATAGAGAAGGTGATCGCTCAGGCCGAAGCCGAGAACAGCACCCACAAGGAGGACGCGGACCCGAAGGTGGAAACCAAGACCAAGGACAAGCCCAGGAGCGAGGACGACAGCAAGCTGTGCAAGATCTGCTACAACGAGGAGCTGAACATATGTTTCGTGCCATGCGGACACGTGGTCGCGTGTGCCAAATGCGCGCTCTCCACGGACAAGTGTCCGATGTGCCGCAGGACGTTCACGAATGCCGTTCGTTTGTATTTCTCGTGA